In one window of Helianthus annuus cultivar XRQ/B chromosome 17, HanXRQr2.0-SUNRISE, whole genome shotgun sequence DNA:
- the LOC110867664 gene encoding repetitive proline-rich cell wall protein 2 isoform X2 yields the protein MRVYSVCRHETLLGFLLILLFSGSLCFGDDKVVEVVGIGECGDCKESNIKSSHALSGLKVTIDCKLANGKLKTRGVGELNGEGNFNIPLPQELIKDGKLSEECYVQLHNAANKPCALHDATLDAIKIVSLSKSDQKHTFGPTGKLKFSSAVCTSAFLWPFFKYPPLPKLPHWPKKHPFFGHHFPLPPLPPKVYPSFPFPPKIPFKKSFPPPVYDPPVVQPPPVPVYKPTPKPPVVEPPPTPVYKPEPKPPVPVYKPKPEPPVVKPEPPVYKPEPKPCPPVYKPKPEPPVVKPEPPVHKPKPEPPVVKPKPKPCPPVYKPKPEPPVYKPHPKPPVVKPEPPVYKPHPKPPVVKPEPPVYKPHPKPPVVKPEPPVYKPHPKPPVVKPDPKPPVVKPPKCDPKKKPPVFKPAPVPDYKPKPKPPVFKPAPVPTYKPPPVPVYKPEPPVYKPPPVPTYKPTPKPPLPPLVPVPPFYKKPCPPLPKLPPFPTLPPKQLPPFPTIPPKHFHHHKDLPPLPPKFSHP from the exons ATGCGGGTTTATTCGGTCTGTCGGCATGAAACCCTTTTGGGGTTCTTGCTGATTTTGTTATTTTCAGGCAGTTTGTGTTTTGGTGATGACAAAGTTGTTGAGGTTGTAGGGATTGGAGAATGTGGTGATTGTAAGGAGAGTAATATTAAGAGCAGCCATGCTTTATCAG GGCTTAAAGTAACCATCGACTGCAAGCTTGCAAACGGGAAGTTGAAAACAAGAGGTGTTGGGGAACTTAATGGTGAAGGAAATTTCAACATTCCTTTACCACAAGAGCTCATAAAAGATGGAAAACTGTCAGAAGAATGTTACGTACAACTTCACAATGCAGCCAATAAACCATGTGCACTTCATGATGCTACTTTAGATGCCATCAAAATTGTCTCTCTGTCAAAATCAGATCAAAAGCACACATTTGGACCAACAGGAAAACTTAAGTTTTCATCTGCTGTTTGTACTTCTGCATTTTTGTGGCCTTTTTTTAAGTACCCTCCCTTGCCGAAACTGCCGCATTGGCCGAAAAAACACCCGTTTTTCGGCCACCATTTTCCGCTACCACCACTTCCACCAAaagtttatccttcatttccttTTCCACCGAAAATACCATTTAAGAAATCGTTTCCACCTCCCGTTTATGATCCACCAGTTGTCCAACCTCCTCCGGTTCCGGTGTATAAACCGACACCTAAACCTCCTGTTGTCGAGCCTCCTCCAACCCCGGTCTATAAGCCAGAACCAAAGCCACCGGTTCCTGTTTACAAGCCAAAACCTGAGCCACCAGTCGTCAAGCCAGAGCCACCTGTTTACAAGCCAGAGCCAAAGCCATGTCCACCTGTTTACAAGCCAAAACCCGAGCCACCAGTCGTCAAGCCAGAGCCACCTGTTCACAAGCCAAAACCTGAGCCACCAGTCGTCA AGCCAAAGCCAAAGCCATGTCCACCTGTTTACAAGCCAAAACCCGAGCCACCTGTTTACAAGCCACACCCAAAGCCACCAGTTGTCAAACCAGAGCCACCTGTTTACAAGCCACACCCAAAGCCACCAGTTGTCAAACCCGAGCCACCTGTTTACAAGCCACACCCAAAGCCACCAGTTGTCAAACCAGAGCCACCTGTTTACAAGCCACACCCAAAGCCACCAGTTGTCAAGCCAGATCCAAAGCCGCCAGTCGTTAAGCCACCAAAATGTGACCCCAAGAAAAAACCACCAGTTTTTAAACCGGCCCCAGTCCCAGATTACAAGCCAAAACCAAAGCCGCCTGTTTTCAAGCCGGCTCCTGTCCCAACTTACAAACCACCTCCAGTTCCAGTTTACAAGCCAGAGCCACCGGTTTACAAACCACCTCCGGTTCCAACATACAAGCCAACACCAAAGCCGCCATTGCCACCGCTAGTACCTGTTCCACCATTTTATAAAAAACCATGCCCACCTCTTCCAAAGCTTCCTCCTTTCCCCACCCTTCCTCCAAAACAGTTACCTCCATTCCCCACCATTCCTCCTAAGCATTTCCATCATCACAAGGATCTACCTCCACTGCCTCCTAAGTTCTCTCACCCTtaa
- the LOC110867664 gene encoding repetitive proline-rich cell wall protein 2 isoform X1 — MRVYSVCRHETLLGFLLILLFSGSLCFGDDKVVEVVGIGECGDCKESNIKSSHALSGLKVTIDCKLANGKLKTRGVGELNGEGNFNIPLPQELIKDGKLSEECYVQLHNAANKPCALHDATLDAIKIVSLSKSDQKHTFGPTGKLKFSSAVCTSAFLWPFFKYPPLPKLPHWPKKHPFFGHHFPLPPLPPKVYPSFPFPPKIPFKKSFPPPVYDPPVVQPPPVPVYKPTPKPPVVEPPPTPVYKPEPKPPVPVYKPKPEPPVVKPEPPVYKPEPKPCPPVYKPKPEPPVVKPEPPVHKPKPEPPVVKPEPPVYKPKPEPPVVKPEPKPKPCPPVYKPKPEPPVYKPHPKPPVVKPEPPVYKPHPKPPVVKPEPPVYKPHPKPPVVKPEPPVYKPHPKPPVVKPDPKPPVVKPPKCDPKKKPPVFKPAPVPDYKPKPKPPVFKPAPVPTYKPPPVPVYKPEPPVYKPPPVPTYKPTPKPPLPPLVPVPPFYKKPCPPLPKLPPFPTLPPKQLPPFPTIPPKHFHHHKDLPPLPPKFSHP; from the exons ATGCGGGTTTATTCGGTCTGTCGGCATGAAACCCTTTTGGGGTTCTTGCTGATTTTGTTATTTTCAGGCAGTTTGTGTTTTGGTGATGACAAAGTTGTTGAGGTTGTAGGGATTGGAGAATGTGGTGATTGTAAGGAGAGTAATATTAAGAGCAGCCATGCTTTATCAG GGCTTAAAGTAACCATCGACTGCAAGCTTGCAAACGGGAAGTTGAAAACAAGAGGTGTTGGGGAACTTAATGGTGAAGGAAATTTCAACATTCCTTTACCACAAGAGCTCATAAAAGATGGAAAACTGTCAGAAGAATGTTACGTACAACTTCACAATGCAGCCAATAAACCATGTGCACTTCATGATGCTACTTTAGATGCCATCAAAATTGTCTCTCTGTCAAAATCAGATCAAAAGCACACATTTGGACCAACAGGAAAACTTAAGTTTTCATCTGCTGTTTGTACTTCTGCATTTTTGTGGCCTTTTTTTAAGTACCCTCCCTTGCCGAAACTGCCGCATTGGCCGAAAAAACACCCGTTTTTCGGCCACCATTTTCCGCTACCACCACTTCCACCAAaagtttatccttcatttccttTTCCACCGAAAATACCATTTAAGAAATCGTTTCCACCTCCCGTTTATGATCCACCAGTTGTCCAACCTCCTCCGGTTCCGGTGTATAAACCGACACCTAAACCTCCTGTTGTCGAGCCTCCTCCAACCCCGGTCTATAAGCCAGAACCAAAGCCACCGGTTCCTGTTTACAAGCCAAAACCTGAGCCACCAGTCGTCAAGCCAGAGCCACCTGTTTACAAGCCAGAGCCAAAGCCATGTCCACCTGTTTACAAGCCAAAACCCGAGCCACCAGTCGTCAAGCCAGAGCCACCTGTTCACAAGCCAAAACCTGAGCCACCAGTCGTCAAGCCAGAGCCACCTGTTTACAAGCCAAAACCTGAGCCACCAGTTGTCAAGCCAGAGCCAAAGCCAAAGCCATGTCCACCTGTTTACAAGCCAAAACCCGAGCCACCTGTTTACAAGCCACACCCAAAGCCACCAGTTGTCAAACCAGAGCCACCTGTTTACAAGCCACACCCAAAGCCACCAGTTGTCAAACCCGAGCCACCTGTTTACAAGCCACACCCAAAGCCACCAGTTGTCAAACCAGAGCCACCTGTTTACAAGCCACACCCAAAGCCACCAGTTGTCAAGCCAGATCCAAAGCCGCCAGTCGTTAAGCCACCAAAATGTGACCCCAAGAAAAAACCACCAGTTTTTAAACCGGCCCCAGTCCCAGATTACAAGCCAAAACCAAAGCCGCCTGTTTTCAAGCCGGCTCCTGTCCCAACTTACAAACCACCTCCAGTTCCAGTTTACAAGCCAGAGCCACCGGTTTACAAACCACCTCCGGTTCCAACATACAAGCCAACACCAAAGCCGCCATTGCCACCGCTAGTACCTGTTCCACCATTTTATAAAAAACCATGCCCACCTCTTCCAAAGCTTCCTCCTTTCCCCACCCTTCCTCCAAAACAGTTACCTCCATTCCCCACCATTCCTCCTAAGCATTTCCATCATCACAAGGATCTACCTCCACTGCCTCCTAAGTTCTCTCACCCTtaa
- the LOC110867664 gene encoding proline-rich protein 4 isoform X4, translated as MRVYSVCRHETLLGFLLILLFSGSLCFGDDKVVEVVGIGECGDCKESNIKSSHALSGLKVTIDCKLANGKLKTRGVGELNGEGNFNIPLPQELIKDGKLSEECYVQLHNAANKPCALHDATLDAIKIVSLSKSDQKHTFGPTGKLKFSSAVCTSAFLWPFFKYPPLPKLPHWPKKHPFFGHHFPLPPLPPKVYPSFPFPPKIPFKKSFPPPVYDPPVVQPPPVPVYKPTPKPPVVEPPPTPVYKPEPKPPVPVYKPKPEPPVVKPEPPVYKPEPKPKPCPPVYKPKPEPPVYKPHPKPPVVKPEPPVYKPHPKPPVVKPEPPVYKPHPKPPVVKPEPPVYKPHPKPPVVKPDPKPPVVKPPKCDPKKKPPVFKPAPVPDYKPKPKPPVFKPAPVPTYKPPPVPVYKPEPPVYKPPPVPTYKPTPKPPLPPLVPVPPFYKKPCPPLPKLPPFPTLPPKQLPPFPTIPPKHFHHHKDLPPLPPKFSHP; from the exons ATGCGGGTTTATTCGGTCTGTCGGCATGAAACCCTTTTGGGGTTCTTGCTGATTTTGTTATTTTCAGGCAGTTTGTGTTTTGGTGATGACAAAGTTGTTGAGGTTGTAGGGATTGGAGAATGTGGTGATTGTAAGGAGAGTAATATTAAGAGCAGCCATGCTTTATCAG GGCTTAAAGTAACCATCGACTGCAAGCTTGCAAACGGGAAGTTGAAAACAAGAGGTGTTGGGGAACTTAATGGTGAAGGAAATTTCAACATTCCTTTACCACAAGAGCTCATAAAAGATGGAAAACTGTCAGAAGAATGTTACGTACAACTTCACAATGCAGCCAATAAACCATGTGCACTTCATGATGCTACTTTAGATGCCATCAAAATTGTCTCTCTGTCAAAATCAGATCAAAAGCACACATTTGGACCAACAGGAAAACTTAAGTTTTCATCTGCTGTTTGTACTTCTGCATTTTTGTGGCCTTTTTTTAAGTACCCTCCCTTGCCGAAACTGCCGCATTGGCCGAAAAAACACCCGTTTTTCGGCCACCATTTTCCGCTACCACCACTTCCACCAAaagtttatccttcatttccttTTCCACCGAAAATACCATTTAAGAAATCGTTTCCACCTCCCGTTTATGATCCACCAGTTGTCCAACCTCCTCCGGTTCCGGTGTATAAACCGACACCTAAACCTCCTGTTGTCGAGCCTCCTCCAACCCCGGTCTATAAGCCAGAACCAAAGCCACCGGTTCCTGTTTACAAGCCAAAACCTGAGCCACCAGTCGTCAAGCCAGAGCCACCTGTTTACAAGCCAGAGCCAAA GCCAAAGCCATGTCCACCTGTTTACAAGCCAAAACCCGAGCCACCTGTTTACAAGCCACACCCAAAGCCACCAGTTGTCAAACCAGAGCCACCTGTTTACAAGCCACACCCAAAGCCACCAGTTGTCAAACCCGAGCCACCTGTTTACAAGCCACACCCAAAGCCACCAGTTGTCAAACCAGAGCCACCTGTTTACAAGCCACACCCAAAGCCACCAGTTGTCAAGCCAGATCCAAAGCCGCCAGTCGTTAAGCCACCAAAATGTGACCCCAAGAAAAAACCACCAGTTTTTAAACCGGCCCCAGTCCCAGATTACAAGCCAAAACCAAAGCCGCCTGTTTTCAAGCCGGCTCCTGTCCCAACTTACAAACCACCTCCAGTTCCAGTTTACAAGCCAGAGCCACCGGTTTACAAACCACCTCCGGTTCCAACATACAAGCCAACACCAAAGCCGCCATTGCCACCGCTAGTACCTGTTCCACCATTTTATAAAAAACCATGCCCACCTCTTCCAAAGCTTCCTCCTTTCCCCACCCTTCCTCCAAAACAGTTACCTCCATTCCCCACCATTCCTCCTAAGCATTTCCATCATCACAAGGATCTACCTCCACTGCCTCCTAAGTTCTCTCACCCTtaa
- the LOC110867664 gene encoding proline-rich protein 4 isoform X5 — protein MRVYSVCRHETLLGFLLILLFSGSLCFGDDKVVEVVGIGECGDCKESNIKSSHALSGLKVTIDCKLANGKLKTRGVGELNGEGNFNIPLPQELIKDGKLSEECYVQLHNAANKPCALHDATLDAIKIVSLSKSDQKHTFGPTGKLKFSSAVCTSAFLWPFFKYPPLPKLPHWPKKHPFFGHHFPLPPLPPKVYPSFPFPPKIPFKKSFPPPVYDPPVVQPPPVPVYKPTPKPPVVEPPPTPVYKPEPKPPVPVYKPKPEPPVVKPEPPVYKPEPKPKPCPPVYKPKPEPPVYKPHPKPPVVKPEPPVYKPHPKPPVVKPEPPVYKPHPKPPVVKPEPPVYKPHPKPPVVKPDPKPPVVKPPKCDPKKKPPVFKPAPVPDYKPKPKPPVFKPAPVPTYKPPPVPVYKPEPPVYKPPPVPTYKPTPKPPLPPLVPVPPFYKKPCPPLPKLPPFPTLPPKQLPPFPTIPPKHFHHHKDLPPLPPKFSHP, from the exons ATGCGGGTTTATTCGGTCTGTCGGCATGAAACCCTTTTGGGGTTCTTGCTGATTTTGTTATTTTCAGGCAGTTTGTGTTTTGGTGATGACAAAGTTGTTGAGGTTGTAGGGATTGGAGAATGTGGTGATTGTAAGGAGAGTAATATTAAGAGCAGCCATGCTTTATCAG GGCTTAAAGTAACCATCGACTGCAAGCTTGCAAACGGGAAGTTGAAAACAAGAGGTGTTGGGGAACTTAATGGTGAAGGAAATTTCAACATTCCTTTACCACAAGAGCTCATAAAAGATGGAAAACTGTCAGAAGAATGTTACGTACAACTTCACAATGCAGCCAATAAACCATGTGCACTTCATGATGCTACTTTAGATGCCATCAAAATTGTCTCTCTGTCAAAATCAGATCAAAAGCACACATTTGGACCAACAGGAAAACTTAAGTTTTCATCTGCTGTTTGTACTTCTGCATTTTTGTGGCCTTTTTTTAAGTACCCTCCCTTGCCGAAACTGCCGCATTGGCCGAAAAAACACCCGTTTTTCGGCCACCATTTTCCGCTACCACCACTTCCACCAAaagtttatccttcatttccttTTCCACCGAAAATACCATTTAAGAAATCGTTTCCACCTCCCGTTTATGATCCACCAGTTGTCCAACCTCCTCCGGTTCCGGTGTATAAACCGACACCTAAACCTCCTGTTGTCGAGCCTCCTCCAACCCCGGTCTATAAGCCAGAACCAAAGCCACCGGTTCCTGTTTACAAGCCAAAACCTGAGCCACCAGTCGTCAAGCCAGAGCCACCTGTTTA CAAGCCAGAGCCAAAGCCAAAGCCATGTCCACCTGTTTACAAGCCAAAACCCGAGCCACCTGTTTACAAGCCACACCCAAAGCCACCAGTTGTCAAACCAGAGCCACCTGTTTACAAGCCACACCCAAAGCCACCAGTTGTCAAACCCGAGCCACCTGTTTACAAGCCACACCCAAAGCCACCAGTTGTCAAACCAGAGCCACCTGTTTACAAGCCACACCCAAAGCCACCAGTTGTCAAGCCAGATCCAAAGCCGCCAGTCGTTAAGCCACCAAAATGTGACCCCAAGAAAAAACCACCAGTTTTTAAACCGGCCCCAGTCCCAGATTACAAGCCAAAACCAAAGCCGCCTGTTTTCAAGCCGGCTCCTGTCCCAACTTACAAACCACCTCCAGTTCCAGTTTACAAGCCAGAGCCACCGGTTTACAAACCACCTCCGGTTCCAACATACAAGCCAACACCAAAGCCGCCATTGCCACCGCTAGTACCTGTTCCACCATTTTATAAAAAACCATGCCCACCTCTTCCAAAGCTTCCTCCTTTCCCCACCCTTCCTCCAAAACAGTTACCTCCATTCCCCACCATTCCTCCTAAGCATTTCCATCATCACAAGGATCTACCTCCACTGCCTCCTAAGTTCTCTCACCCTtaa
- the LOC110867664 gene encoding repetitive proline-rich cell wall protein 2 isoform X3, with protein MRVYSVCRHETLLGFLLILLFSGSLCFGDDKVVEVVGIGECGDCKESNIKSSHALSGLKVTIDCKLANGKLKTRGVGELNGEGNFNIPLPQELIKDGKLSEECYVQLHNAANKPCALHDATLDAIKIVSLSKSDQKHTFGPTGKLKFSSAVCTSAFLWPFFKYPPLPKLPHWPKKHPFFGHHFPLPPLPPKVYPSFPFPPKIPFKKSFPPPVYDPPVVQPPPVPVYKPTPKPPVVEPPPTPVYKPEPKPPVPVYKPKPEPPVVKPEPPVYKPEPKPCPPVYKPKPEPPVVKPEPPVHKPKPEPPVVKPEPPVYKPKPEPPVVKPEPKPKPCPPVYKPKPEPPVYKPHPKPPVVKPEPPVYKPHPKPPVVKPDPKPPVVKPPKCDPKKKPPVFKPAPVPDYKPKPKPPVFKPAPVPTYKPPPVPVYKPEPPVYKPPPVPTYKPTPKPPLPPLVPVPPFYKKPCPPLPKLPPFPTLPPKQLPPFPTIPPKHFHHHKDLPPLPPKFSHP; from the exons ATGCGGGTTTATTCGGTCTGTCGGCATGAAACCCTTTTGGGGTTCTTGCTGATTTTGTTATTTTCAGGCAGTTTGTGTTTTGGTGATGACAAAGTTGTTGAGGTTGTAGGGATTGGAGAATGTGGTGATTGTAAGGAGAGTAATATTAAGAGCAGCCATGCTTTATCAG GGCTTAAAGTAACCATCGACTGCAAGCTTGCAAACGGGAAGTTGAAAACAAGAGGTGTTGGGGAACTTAATGGTGAAGGAAATTTCAACATTCCTTTACCACAAGAGCTCATAAAAGATGGAAAACTGTCAGAAGAATGTTACGTACAACTTCACAATGCAGCCAATAAACCATGTGCACTTCATGATGCTACTTTAGATGCCATCAAAATTGTCTCTCTGTCAAAATCAGATCAAAAGCACACATTTGGACCAACAGGAAAACTTAAGTTTTCATCTGCTGTTTGTACTTCTGCATTTTTGTGGCCTTTTTTTAAGTACCCTCCCTTGCCGAAACTGCCGCATTGGCCGAAAAAACACCCGTTTTTCGGCCACCATTTTCCGCTACCACCACTTCCACCAAaagtttatccttcatttccttTTCCACCGAAAATACCATTTAAGAAATCGTTTCCACCTCCCGTTTATGATCCACCAGTTGTCCAACCTCCTCCGGTTCCGGTGTATAAACCGACACCTAAACCTCCTGTTGTCGAGCCTCCTCCAACCCCGGTCTATAAGCCAGAACCAAAGCCACCGGTTCCTGTTTACAAGCCAAAACCTGAGCCACCAGTCGTCAAGCCAGAGCCACCTGTTTACAAGCCAGAGCCAAAGCCATGTCCACCTGTTTACAAGCCAAAACCCGAGCCACCAGTCGTCAAGCCAGAGCCACCTGTTCACAAGCCAAAACCTGAGCCACCAGTCGTCAAGCCAGAGCCACCTGTTTACAAGCCAAAACCTGAGCCACCAGTTGTCAAGCCAGAGCCAAAGCCAAAGCCATGTCCACCTGTTTACAAGCCAAAACCCGAGCCACCTGTTTACAAGCCACACCCAAAGCCACCAG TTGTCAAACCAGAGCCACCTGTTTACAAGCCACACCCAAAGCCACCAGTTGTCAAGCCAGATCCAAAGCCGCCAGTCGTTAAGCCACCAAAATGTGACCCCAAGAAAAAACCACCAGTTTTTAAACCGGCCCCAGTCCCAGATTACAAGCCAAAACCAAAGCCGCCTGTTTTCAAGCCGGCTCCTGTCCCAACTTACAAACCACCTCCAGTTCCAGTTTACAAGCCAGAGCCACCGGTTTACAAACCACCTCCGGTTCCAACATACAAGCCAACACCAAAGCCGCCATTGCCACCGCTAGTACCTGTTCCACCATTTTATAAAAAACCATGCCCACCTCTTCCAAAGCTTCCTCCTTTCCCCACCCTTCCTCCAAAACAGTTACCTCCATTCCCCACCATTCCTCCTAAGCATTTCCATCATCACAAGGATCTACCTCCACTGCCTCCTAAGTTCTCTCACCCTtaa